One window of the Trifolium pratense cultivar HEN17-A07 linkage group LG2, ARS_RC_1.1, whole genome shotgun sequence genome contains the following:
- the LOC123906126 gene encoding uncharacterized protein LOC123906126 has product MEKHIGQGSSMPSTNKGSQFHRDNYEEIDSDYAEFLEKYGEDYYERLENSGVEDAPNTYAVSFFPLGFADHPIPDVHTFEFSIDHLNHCSQTKITLPNELSKFVRDFNLQSLILEVPGTNSSKVHLKYPTDASENVQIVGGWKNFCFDNGIQFGDRLRIEFKHVYPNVGKVFKVTT; this is encoded by the exons ATGGAGAAACACATAGGTCAAGGATCCAGCATGCCATCGACAAATAAAGGAAG tCAATTTCACCGTGATAATTATGAAGAAATTGACTCGGATTACGCTGAATTCCTTGAAAAATATGGTGAAGATTATTATGAACGATTGGAAAATTCTGGAGTTGAAGATGCACCTAACACTTATGCAGTAAGTTTTTTTCCATTAGGCTTTGCAGATCATCCAATTCCGGATGTACATACCTTTGAATTCAGTATTGACCATTTGAACCATTGCAGCCAAACAAAAATT acTTTGCCAAATGAATTATCAAAATTTGTTCGTGATTTCAATTTGCAAAGCCTCATACTTGAAGTACCAGGAACAAACAGTTCAAAGGTACATTTAAAGTATCCAACCGATGCTTCTGAAAATGTGCAGATTGTGGGAGGATGgaaaaacttttgttttgaCAATGGAATACAATTTGGTGATAGGCTTCGAATTGAGTTCAAACATGTTTATCCAAATGTTGGTAAAGTTTTTAAGGTTACAACTTAA